A window of the Clupea harengus chromosome 8, Ch_v2.0.2, whole genome shotgun sequence genome harbors these coding sequences:
- the tmem88a gene encoding transmembrane protein 88a: MSLSRNGTLDKSLSQMGNSDLGEHTRLHHTNSVSSSMAPALATSAGSGTVVVPPPYSLAGSGAGGGTGEVPLELRSSLDCWACSVLVSAQNLIIATINGGLASIVFGLILLPALVMLVFGFLCHSSVQPHGTSVYCSDLLNDEGCVALLVVGFLLLTPLLVLALAAYCRLARHLQLGLCFIPYSRAVYKNMPASHHRGLSCCGQQGGEREGKGSVWV; this comes from the exons ATGAGTCTGTCTCGAAACGGGACTCTGGATAAGTCGTTGTCCCAGATGGGGAACTCGGACCTCGGGGAGCACACCCGCCTCCACCACACCAACTCTGTCTCGTCAAGCATGGCACCGGCGTTGGCGACCAGCGCGGGGTCAGGCACCGTAGTGGTGCCGCCTCCCTACTCGTTGGCGGGCAGCGGAGCCGGCGGAGGCACCGGTGAGGTTCCGCTGGAGCTGCGGAGCTCACTGGACTGCTGGGCGTGTTCGGTGCTGGTGTCGGCGCAGAACCTGATCATTGCCACCATCAACGGCGGCCTGGCCAGCATCGTGTTTGGCCTCATCCTCCTGCCCGCCCTCGTCATGCTGGTGTTTGGCTTCCTGTGCCATTCCTCG GTGCAGCCCCACGGGACGTCTGTGTACTGCTCGGACCTGCTGAACGACGAGGGCTGCGTCGCGCTGCTGGTGGTGGGCTTCCTGCTGCTCACGCCGCTCCTGGTGCTGGCTCTGGCTGCCTACTGCCGTCTTGCCCGCCACCTGCAGCTGGGCCTCTGCTTCATCCCCTACAGCCGCGCCGTCTACAAAAACATGCCCGCCTCACACCACCGCGGCCTGAGctgctgcggccagcaggggggcgagagggaggggaaagggagCGTGTGGGTTTGA